The stretch of DNA CCCGGCGAACCAGCCACCGCGGGCGAGTGCGACGACCACGTCCGGCTCGAAGTTCGCGGCTTTGACCTCGTTGCTGACCTCTCTACAGAGGCCATAGATGTATTCCCAATTCGTGATGGTGCACTTGAATTCGTCCGGCAGGTCGCCCATACTAGATGTTCACCACCACGTCGGAGGTGGCGCGGACAATTAAGTGGTATGAAAGCGCTCAGCGGGGTGCGTGCCAGCGCGAAAAAACGGGGACTCAGACGATAGATCGGCCACCACGAGCGTGGCAGTTCGGGCATTCGACCTTCGCCATGTGTTGTTCGGGCGATTCGAACTCGGTGTCGCATTCGAGACACCGATACGAGTAGGTTTTCTCCTCGCCTCCCGGGACGAGGCCTTTTATCTTGTCTGTGAGGCTCATACGGCTGTCCTCGACAAAATTGCGTGCTGAAATACAATAAAGAAAATGGCCGTTTTTTTGGACTGTCCCCGTCGGAGACTTGATAGGCGGGGCCGCCAACGGGTGAGCTATGGAGACACGCCGCGCGCTACAGGTGGACGCCTTTACCGACGAACCGCTCACGGGTAACGCAGCCGGGGTCGTCCCCGACGCAGACGGTCTTTCTGACGGCCAGATGCAGGCTATCGCCCGCGAGTTCAACCAAAGCGAGACGGCGTTCGTCCTCTCGACGGGGAGCGCAGACCGACGGGTGCGTTATTTCACGCCGAAACAGGAAATCGACCTCTGTGGCCACGCCACGATTGCGATGCACGCTGCTCTCGCTGAAAACGGCGACCTCGACGTGGGCGACCATACGCTCGAAACGAACGTCGGCGTCCTCGACATTACTGTTGAGGAAGACAGCACTGTCTGGATGACCCAAGGCCAACCTGCGATTCGTGAAGTGGACGTAGACCCCGCCGAGGTGGCAGACGCCCTCGGTATCGACCCGGCGGCGCTCACAGACATCGAAGACGAACTGCCACTCGCGCGGGCGACGACCGGCTTGCCGTTTCTCATTGTCCCTGTCACCTTCTTAGAACAGCTCGGACAGGCAGACCCGGACATGGCGGCGGTTGAGCAACTCAGCGAGGAAGTGGACGTGACCGGCATCTACGCCTTCACGTTCGACGTACTCTCTGCGCAGGCGACGCTCCACGGCCGAATGTTCGCGCCGCGCGCAGGCATTCCAGAAGACCCCGTGACGGGCACCGCGAGTGGCGCGACGGGCGCGTATCTGCGACACTTTGGTGCGTTCGACACGATGCCCGACGAGATGCTGTTCGAGCAGGGGCAC from Haladaptatus sp. ZSTT2 encodes:
- a CDS encoding PhzF family phenazine biosynthesis protein is translated as METRRALQVDAFTDEPLTGNAAGVVPDADGLSDGQMQAIAREFNQSETAFVLSTGSADRRVRYFTPKQEIDLCGHATIAMHAALAENGDLDVGDHTLETNVGVLDITVEEDSTVWMTQGQPAIREVDVDPAEVADALGIDPAALTDIEDELPLARATTGLPFLIVPVTFLEQLGQADPDMAAVEQLSEEVDVTGIYAFTFDVLSAQATLHGRMFAPRAGIPEDPVTGTASGATGAYLRHFGAFDTMPDEMLFEQGHFVSRPGTVRVRVGDKIQVGGRAVTSFDGSVVVPTLDEDEILEA